A genome region from Nitrospira sp. includes the following:
- a CDS encoding proline dehydrogenase family protein, with product MAQEEPMTLDPTLLEPRIRAIGEDLARRSGGRAPGLFDSRWWSQAAINLAMKDPAFKAQLFRFIDVLPSLQTDAQVVRLAEEYFGEMSAHLFGAQWGLKALASTKLGASLSGKAIRHQVEQMATSFIAGASIDQAVPTIRKLWEDGRAFSVDLLGEASVSEREADAYRDRCLVAVQTLGEACRGWSPVPLLERDHLGPLPRVQLSIKISALYSQLDPIDPEVSYRAVAARLRPLLNLAGTLPASVIFDMEQADTKELILSIFMRLFMEEPYRTFPHAGIALQAYRTDTYEDVQRLLAWSRERLVPITIRLVKGAYWDSDATRYRQHGWPMPLFEHKAQTDVSYERLIRVLLEQSQVIRPAFGTHNLRSLAVVEAVAEALRLPPNAWEYQMIYGMAEPFQHAMSDRGRRLRLYAPVGELLPGMAYLVRRLLENTSNESFLRKEYVESQPLSLLLSPPEATLPSSPSSMTNEAGAASSIERAYFVNEPAADFSRAQVRGAMAEALDLVRKRLGQRFEVSTLNTYLPTGPDLRSFNPAQPDQLVGIVQSYQPADVAGLLKVAESRAEEWKYRTVAERVAVMRKAASLMREQRWELAAWEVFEEGKPWREADADVAEAIDFLVYYAEEMEQLEPPPRLGRYPGELNEVFWSPRGVAVVIAPWNFPLAIPTGMTAAALVSGNPVLLKPSERASIMGYRLATILRQSGVPAGVLQYVPGGPDVGRELVAQASVATIAFTGSKDVGLGMVQAAAVHQPGQRFVKRVIAEMGGKNAIIVDDTADLDEAVTGVVQSFTGYAGQKCSACSRVILLDSIHDAFIQRLADAVMSLRIGAAEDSATQLGPVIDGRAQQRIREYLEIGRREGRVVVDRSMEGPGYAVGPVVIADIEPAHRLAQEEIFGPVLAVMRASSFEQALQLANGTAYALTGGLYSRSPRHIELARRAFDVGNLYINRSITGALVGRQPFGGHRLSGIGAKAGGEEYLKQFMVARVVSEQTLRRGFAPTL from the coding sequence ATGGCGCAGGAGGAACCGATGACGCTCGACCCCACCCTGCTGGAACCCCGTATCCGCGCGATCGGTGAAGACTTGGCCCGGCGTTCCGGCGGGCGGGCCCCCGGCCTGTTCGATTCGCGTTGGTGGTCACAGGCGGCGATCAACCTGGCGATGAAAGATCCCGCCTTCAAAGCCCAGTTGTTCCGATTCATCGATGTCCTGCCGTCGTTGCAGACTGATGCGCAGGTTGTGCGGTTGGCCGAGGAGTATTTTGGTGAGATGAGTGCACATCTCTTCGGCGCGCAATGGGGACTCAAGGCGCTGGCGTCCACGAAGCTCGGCGCGTCGCTCAGTGGCAAGGCCATCCGGCATCAGGTGGAGCAGATGGCTACCAGTTTCATTGCCGGGGCCTCCATTGACCAGGCCGTTCCGACGATTCGCAAATTATGGGAGGACGGCAGGGCTTTTTCAGTCGATCTCCTGGGCGAGGCCAGCGTCAGCGAGCGCGAGGCGGATGCGTATCGTGATCGTTGCCTCGTGGCTGTGCAGACCCTCGGTGAAGCGTGTCGCGGTTGGTCTCCTGTGCCGTTACTCGAACGAGATCATCTTGGTCCCCTGCCCCGCGTGCAATTGTCGATCAAGATTTCGGCCCTCTATTCGCAGCTCGACCCTATCGATCCGGAGGTGAGTTACCGTGCCGTTGCTGCCCGCCTGCGGCCGCTCTTGAATCTCGCCGGCACCCTTCCCGCCTCCGTCATTTTCGATATGGAACAGGCGGACACGAAGGAATTGATTCTTTCGATCTTCATGCGCCTGTTTATGGAAGAACCGTACCGGACGTTTCCCCATGCGGGGATTGCGCTGCAGGCCTATCGCACCGATACGTACGAAGATGTGCAACGGCTGCTGGCCTGGAGCAGGGAGCGGCTGGTCCCTATCACGATCAGGCTGGTGAAGGGGGCCTATTGGGACTCCGACGCGACTCGTTACCGGCAACATGGCTGGCCGATGCCGCTGTTCGAGCACAAGGCACAGACGGATGTGAGTTATGAGAGGCTCATTCGGGTGCTGCTGGAACAGAGCCAGGTGATCCGGCCGGCCTTCGGCACGCATAACCTCCGTAGTTTGGCCGTGGTCGAAGCGGTGGCTGAGGCGCTCAGGCTGCCGCCGAATGCCTGGGAATACCAGATGATCTATGGCATGGCCGAGCCGTTTCAGCATGCGATGAGTGATCGCGGCCGGCGCCTCCGGCTCTATGCCCCGGTCGGAGAACTTCTTCCCGGTATGGCGTATCTCGTGCGGCGGTTGTTGGAGAACACCTCGAACGAATCGTTCCTGCGGAAGGAATATGTGGAGTCGCAGCCGCTGTCGTTGTTGCTCTCTCCGCCTGAGGCGACTCTCCCCTCGTCTCCTTCCTCGATGACGAATGAAGCAGGAGCGGCTTCCAGCATTGAGCGTGCTTACTTTGTGAATGAGCCGGCCGCGGATTTTTCACGAGCCCAGGTTCGTGGCGCCATGGCTGAGGCGCTCGATCTGGTCCGCAAACGATTGGGGCAACGGTTTGAGGTCTCGACGCTGAATACATACCTCCCGACAGGCCCGGATCTGCGCTCGTTCAATCCCGCTCAACCAGATCAACTGGTCGGCATTGTGCAGAGTTATCAACCTGCTGATGTCGCGGGTCTCTTGAAGGTCGCCGAGTCACGTGCGGAGGAATGGAAATATCGGACGGTTGCGGAGCGGGTCGCGGTGATGCGGAAGGCCGCTTCGTTGATGCGTGAGCAACGTTGGGAGCTGGCGGCCTGGGAAGTGTTTGAAGAGGGCAAGCCCTGGCGCGAGGCCGATGCCGATGTGGCCGAGGCCATCGATTTTCTCGTGTACTACGCCGAAGAAATGGAGCAACTTGAGCCGCCGCCTCGCCTGGGCCGGTATCCCGGTGAATTGAACGAGGTATTCTGGAGTCCGCGTGGAGTGGCGGTGGTCATTGCGCCATGGAATTTCCCGCTCGCCATTCCCACCGGTATGACCGCGGCGGCTCTGGTCTCCGGCAATCCAGTCTTGTTGAAACCGTCCGAGCGCGCGTCGATCATGGGGTACCGGCTTGCCACGATTCTGAGGCAGTCTGGGGTGCCGGCGGGCGTCCTGCAGTACGTGCCGGGTGGCCCGGACGTGGGGCGTGAGTTGGTGGCCCAGGCGTCCGTCGCGACGATTGCCTTTACCGGATCGAAGGATGTGGGATTGGGCATGGTGCAGGCCGCTGCGGTGCACCAACCGGGGCAGCGGTTCGTCAAGCGAGTGATTGCGGAAATGGGCGGGAAAAATGCCATCATCGTGGATGACACGGCCGATCTCGATGAAGCCGTGACCGGTGTGGTGCAGTCGTTTACCGGTTATGCGGGACAGAAATGTTCCGCCTGTTCACGGGTGATCCTCCTGGATTCGATTCACGATGCGTTCATTCAACGGCTGGCCGATGCGGTGATGAGTCTTCGCATCGGAGCGGCTGAGGATTCGGCTACCCAGCTTGGTCCGGTGATCGACGGGCGGGCGCAACAACGGATTCGGGAGTATCTGGAGATCGGGCGACGCGAAGGGCGAGTGGTGGTCGATCGCTCGATGGAAGGCCCTGGTTATGCCGTGGGACCGGTAGTCATCGCAGACATTGAGCCGGCTCACCGGCTGGCGCAGGAAGAAATTTTCGGCCCCGTGCTGGCCGTGATGCGGGCTTCGTCGTTCGAACAGGCGCTCCAGCTCGCCAACGGCACCGCCTACGCCTTGACCGGGGGGCTCTACTCACGCAGTCCCCGGCATATCGAGCTGGCGCGTCGGGCGTTCGATGTCGGCAACCTCTACATCAACCGTTCGATCACCGGGGCTCTGGTCGGTCGGCAACCGTTCGGCGGTCACCGGTTATCGGGTATAGGGGCGAAAGCCGGGGGCGAAGAGTACCTGAAACAATTCATGGTCGCGCGTGTCGTCAGCGAGCAGACGCTCCGGCGCGGATTCGCTCCGACCCTGTAG